From a single Petroclostridium xylanilyticum genomic region:
- a CDS encoding zinc-dependent alcohol dehydrogenase family protein has protein sequence MIIKALVYTEPRKFNIIEAETPKCKENQVLIKVVTCGICKTDVHIHNGEFISQFPLTPGHEFTGVVEFVGSKVTAFKKGDRVVADNTILCGECYYCRRNQPLYCENFYSLGCTGPGGFAEYVVVNQDKVFKISDNLSFDQAAFAEPTACAIHGMDMIDVQNGDNILIFGAGPTGIILAQLLKYGGAGNLVVAAPSKFKLDIIEELGIGETVVMDRQDESVHEKKIKSMYPRGFDIIIDATGASTVTQQCFKYAKKGSKIVIYGVCNDADRITISPYEIFSNEYKIIGSFAQTHCFDRAVNALEKGIVKVDKLVSHRFSLDEYSKGLETVMSGKQSLKVLINP, from the coding sequence TTGATTATAAAAGCTTTGGTATATACAGAGCCTAGGAAATTTAACATTATAGAGGCCGAGACACCAAAATGCAAGGAAAACCAGGTTTTAATCAAGGTTGTTACCTGCGGCATCTGCAAGACGGATGTCCATATACACAACGGAGAATTTATATCTCAATTTCCGCTTACACCAGGTCATGAATTTACAGGTGTCGTCGAATTCGTAGGGTCTAAAGTTACTGCTTTTAAAAAGGGTGACAGAGTTGTTGCTGACAACACCATTCTATGTGGTGAATGCTACTATTGCAGGAGGAACCAGCCCTTATATTGTGAGAATTTCTATTCCCTGGGATGTACAGGACCTGGCGGGTTTGCGGAATACGTAGTTGTAAACCAGGATAAGGTCTTTAAGATAAGTGATAATTTGAGCTTTGATCAAGCTGCATTTGCAGAGCCGACAGCCTGCGCAATCCATGGAATGGACATGATAGATGTTCAAAACGGTGATAATATACTGATTTTTGGAGCAGGCCCTACTGGAATCATACTTGCTCAGCTGCTTAAATATGGGGGTGCAGGTAATCTTGTAGTTGCAGCACCATCCAAGTTCAAACTTGACATAATAGAAGAACTTGGTATAGGTGAGACTGTGGTCATGGACAGGCAGGATGAAAGTGTCCATGAAAAGAAAATTAAAAGCATGTATCCAAGGGGGTTTGACATCATTATTGATGCAACAGGGGCTTCAACTGTAACCCAGCAATGTTTCAAATATGCTAAAAAAGGATCAAAAATTGTAATTTATGGCGTATGTAACGATGCTGACCGGATCACTATAAGTCCATACGAAATTTTTTCAAATGAATATAAAATTATTGGATCATTTGCCCAGACACACTGTTTTGACCGGGCAGTCAATGCTCTCGAAAAGGGTATAGTGAAGGTTGATAAACTTGTTTCACATAGGTTTAGTCTTGATGAGTACAGTAAAGGACTTGAAACTGTAATGTCGGGGAAACAGAGTCTGAAAGTCCTTATAAATCCTTGA